Proteins encoded together in one Ipomoea triloba cultivar NCNSP0323 chromosome 4, ASM357664v1 window:
- the LOC116016076 gene encoding egg cell-secreted protein 1.1 — protein MAAKTSNLILKALLLLSVASTAAVARPLSAKSTLLTRLKLDGGEGDEVSECWDSLFQLQSCTGEVILFFMNGEAYLGPSCCRAIRIVGRKCWPAVFGSLGFTADESDVLRGYCDDVEDDGHDGDARPPSPPRPVNLTTTRFSVQESSP, from the coding sequence ATGGCTGCTAAAACTTCAAACCTCATTCTCAAAGCTCTCCTACTACTTTCCGTAGCTTCCACGGCCGCCGTGGCTCGACCGCTGAGCGCGAAATCCACGCTCCTCACCAGGCTAAAGCTAGACGGTGGCGAGGGAGACGAGGTTTCAGAGTGCTGGGACTCGCTGTTTCAGCTGCAATCCTGCACGGGAGAGGTGATTCTGTTCTTCATGAACGGGGAGGCTTATCTTGGGCCCAGCTGTTGCCGCGCGATTAGGATCGTTGGGCGCAAGTGTTGGCCCGCCGTGTTTGGCTCCCTCGGGTTTACGGCCGACGAGAGCGACGTTCTGCGTGGATATTGCGACGACGTGGAAGACGACGGGCACGATGGTGATGCTCGGCCTCCGTCGCCTCCACGCCCTGTCAATCTTACCACTACTAGATTCAGTGTTCAAGAATCGTCTCCATAG
- the LOC116016544 gene encoding uncharacterized protein LOC116016544 isoform X2 produces the protein MELKLSQPHLPASSTSLFVAISIHKHFPILAVRWKCQVQELSAKGRRQFKKISVHVVKEGENLSTISKLYGVPIDEIAAANRDILDDDLILQGKHLNIPSSPGECTRMYPAAKITLPVAGRNLSGTRQHLEFYSRHLNQKMLSMLSLHHLPYAKTTGCFLVLVPLLAFCIRCVMDAFLNRNVGDGKLQAMNEPNIDNHGSKSRWKLALSDLRDPDAPDTDHSRQDIDLFSDNEEHFQSEKISQAYTKLEIDYQKFLSECGISKSGYWRGGLPE, from the exons ATGGAACTGAAGCTGAGTCAACCCCATCTTCCAGCTTCCTCGACATCCCTTTTCGTCGCAATTTCCATTCACAAACACTTCCCAATTCTTGCTGTG AGATGGAAATGCCAGGTTCAGGAGCTTTCTGCAAAGGGTCGACGCCAATTCAAGAAAATCTCTGTTCATGTCGTGAAAGA AGGTGAAAATTTGAGTACAATCTCAAAGCTTTATGGGGTTCCCATTGATGAAATTGCTGCTGCTAATAGGGATATTCTTGATGATGACCTTATTCTTCAAGGGAAACATCTCAATATTCCTTCCTCTCCTGGAGAATGCACGCGAATG TATCCAGCAGCGAAGATTACATTACCAGTAGCTGGAAGAAATTTGTCTGGAACACGGCAGCATTTGGAATTCTATAGTAGGCACTTGAACCAGAAAATGCTTTCAATGCTATCATTACATCATTTGCCATAT GCTAAAACAACTGGCTGTTTCCTAGTTCTGGTTCCTTTGTTAGCCTTTTGCATTAGGTGCGTCATGGATGCTTTTCTCAATAGAAATGTTGGTGATGGGAAACTTCAAGCTATGAATGAACCCAACATCGACAACCATGGGTCTAAAAGCAGGTGGAAATTAGCCCTGAGTGACTTAAGGGATCCTGATGCACCAGACACTGATCATTCAAGACAAGATATTGAT TTGTTTTCCGACAATGAAGAACATTTCCAATCTGAAAAGATTTCCCAAGCTTACACTAAACTGGAAATTGACTATCAGAAGTTCCTATCTGAATGTGGAATTAGCAAATCTGGGTACTGGCGAGGAGGTTTGCCTGAGTAG
- the LOC116016544 gene encoding uncharacterized protein LOC116016544 isoform X1: MELKLSQPHLPASSTSLFVAISIHKHFPILAVRWKCQVQELSAKGRRQFKKISVHVVKEMMVFRLIMVHDDSGNGRGENLSTISKLYGVPIDEIAAANRDILDDDLILQGKHLNIPSSPGECTRMYPAAKITLPVAGRNLSGTRQHLEFYSRHLNQKMLSMLSLHHLPYAKTTGCFLVLVPLLAFCIRCVMDAFLNRNVGDGKLQAMNEPNIDNHGSKSRWKLALSDLRDPDAPDTDHSRQDIDLFSDNEEHFQSEKISQAYTKLEIDYQKFLSECGISKSGYWRGGLPE, encoded by the exons ATGGAACTGAAGCTGAGTCAACCCCATCTTCCAGCTTCCTCGACATCCCTTTTCGTCGCAATTTCCATTCACAAACACTTCCCAATTCTTGCTGTG AGATGGAAATGCCAGGTTCAGGAGCTTTCTGCAAAGGGTCGACGCCAATTCAAGAAAATCTCTGTTCATGTCGTGAAAGA AATGATGGTATTTCGTTTGATTATGGTTCATGACGATTCTGGTAATGGTAGAGGTGAAAATTTGAGTACAATCTCAAAGCTTTATGGGGTTCCCATTGATGAAATTGCTGCTGCTAATAGGGATATTCTTGATGATGACCTTATTCTTCAAGGGAAACATCTCAATATTCCTTCCTCTCCTGGAGAATGCACGCGAATG TATCCAGCAGCGAAGATTACATTACCAGTAGCTGGAAGAAATTTGTCTGGAACACGGCAGCATTTGGAATTCTATAGTAGGCACTTGAACCAGAAAATGCTTTCAATGCTATCATTACATCATTTGCCATAT GCTAAAACAACTGGCTGTTTCCTAGTTCTGGTTCCTTTGTTAGCCTTTTGCATTAGGTGCGTCATGGATGCTTTTCTCAATAGAAATGTTGGTGATGGGAAACTTCAAGCTATGAATGAACCCAACATCGACAACCATGGGTCTAAAAGCAGGTGGAAATTAGCCCTGAGTGACTTAAGGGATCCTGATGCACCAGACACTGATCATTCAAGACAAGATATTGAT TTGTTTTCCGACAATGAAGAACATTTCCAATCTGAAAAGATTTCCCAAGCTTACACTAAACTGGAAATTGACTATCAGAAGTTCCTATCTGAATGTGGAATTAGCAAATCTGGGTACTGGCGAGGAGGTTTGCCTGAGTAG
- the LOC116016544 gene encoding uncharacterized protein LOC116016544 isoform X3 — MELKLSQPHLPASSTSLFVAISIHKHFPILAVRWKCQVQELSAKGRRQFKKISVHVVKEDILDDDLILQGKHLNIPSSPGECTRMYPAAKITLPVAGRNLSGTRQHLEFYSRHLNQKMLSMLSLHHLPYAKTTGCFLVLVPLLAFCIRCVMDAFLNRNVGDGKLQAMNEPNIDNHGSKSRWKLALSDLRDPDAPDTDHSRQDIDLFSDNEEHFQSEKISQAYTKLEIDYQKFLSECGISKSGYWRGGLPE; from the exons ATGGAACTGAAGCTGAGTCAACCCCATCTTCCAGCTTCCTCGACATCCCTTTTCGTCGCAATTTCCATTCACAAACACTTCCCAATTCTTGCTGTG AGATGGAAATGCCAGGTTCAGGAGCTTTCTGCAAAGGGTCGACGCCAATTCAAGAAAATCTCTGTTCATGTCGTGAAAGA GGATATTCTTGATGATGACCTTATTCTTCAAGGGAAACATCTCAATATTCCTTCCTCTCCTGGAGAATGCACGCGAATG TATCCAGCAGCGAAGATTACATTACCAGTAGCTGGAAGAAATTTGTCTGGAACACGGCAGCATTTGGAATTCTATAGTAGGCACTTGAACCAGAAAATGCTTTCAATGCTATCATTACATCATTTGCCATAT GCTAAAACAACTGGCTGTTTCCTAGTTCTGGTTCCTTTGTTAGCCTTTTGCATTAGGTGCGTCATGGATGCTTTTCTCAATAGAAATGTTGGTGATGGGAAACTTCAAGCTATGAATGAACCCAACATCGACAACCATGGGTCTAAAAGCAGGTGGAAATTAGCCCTGAGTGACTTAAGGGATCCTGATGCACCAGACACTGATCATTCAAGACAAGATATTGAT TTGTTTTCCGACAATGAAGAACATTTCCAATCTGAAAAGATTTCCCAAGCTTACACTAAACTGGAAATTGACTATCAGAAGTTCCTATCTGAATGTGGAATTAGCAAATCTGGGTACTGGCGAGGAGGTTTGCCTGAGTAG
- the LOC116016545 gene encoding glucuronoxylan 4-O-methyltransferase 2-like — translation MSSKHQQSKSHKLIIFIFFLFIFLCVMRQRLSASNLQSQWHDDPQPPLEKIPPSLADALVHYATANRTPQQTLQEISLTKTVLQNRSPCNFLVFGLGFDSLLWKSLNHNGRTVFLEEDGDWIERVKGMGLSLEIYHVEYDTQVEEAVELLEDGKRDEECKKVTDPRFSNCILAHKKLPKVVYDTEWDLIMVDAPKSWSKELPGRMTVIYTVGLMAKNRSPGAKTDIFVHDADRWVDNKFSRAFLCEGYMKGQVGMLRHFTILSHRTSSNLPFCP, via the coding sequence ATGTCATCCAAACACCAGCAGTCTAAGAGCCACAagctcatcatcttcatcttcttccttttcATCTTTCTCTGTGTAATGAGGCAAAGGCTCTCAGCTTCCAACCTACAAAGCCAATGGCATGATGATCCGCAACCACCATTGGAGAAAATCCCACCCTCTCTAGCTGATGCACTTGTCCACTATGCTACAGCAAACAGGACTCCCCAGCAAACCTTACAGGAAATCTCCCTCACCAAAACAGTCCTTCAGAACAGATCACCCTGCAACTTCCTGGTCTTCGGGCTTGGATTCGACAGCTTGTTGTGGAAATCCCTGAATCACAACGGGCGCACTGTCTTCCTGGAAGAGGATGGCGATTGGATAGAGCGCGTGAAAGGGATGGGGCTTTCTTTAGAAATCTACCATGTAGAGTATGATACTCAAGTTGAGGAAGCTGTGGAGTTGCTGGAGGATGGGAAGAGGGATGAAGAGTGCAAGAAGGTGACGGATCCGAGATTCTCCAACTGCATACTGGCACACAAGAAACTGCCCAAGGTAGTGTACGATACAGAATGGGATTTGATCATGGTGGATGCGCCCAAGAGCTGGTCTAAAGAACTGCCTGGAAGAATGACGGTGATTTACACGGTCGGGTTGATGGCAAAGAACAGATCGCCCGGGGCCAAAACCGATATCTTTGTGCACGATGCTGATAGGTGGGTGGACAACAAATTTTCAAGGGCCTTTCTCTGTGAGGGATACATGAAGGGGCAAGTTGGGATGCTTAGGCACTTCACTATCCTCAGTCACAGGACTTCCTCCAATCTACCCTTCTGTCCATAG
- the LOC116015578 gene encoding trimethyltridecatetraene synthase-like: MEVFSWFFQALPWLLAIAFLFKISTIYQRRKAKTPPGPRPWPIIGNLNLLGSTPHQSLHSLSQKYGELMLLKFGSKPVIVASSPETAKLFLKTHDAVFASRPATAAAHHTFNRSDMTWSPYGPFWRHARKILLSQVFAPAKLDSFENVRVEERMVLLSGLYDAVGTKKPVLLRDHLVRFTLSTMTRLVTGNKYFSNDWELGKPEGSSIPFKKLLGFLDEWFLLSGVINLGDWVPWLSGFDLQGYVKKMKDLREKYEEFLNHVIEDHMAMMKGDENFVPKDMVDVFLQIADDPNLEPDVALTRDRIMGLTHDMLAGGEDTSATTVEWAFQELFRKPWIIEKATEELDRVIGRERWVEEKDFSQLPYIDAIIKETFRLHPICTLLPPHYSIEDCIVADYEVPKGTTVLINVWSIGRNPKYWDNANEFFPERFLEKDVDIKGQDFTLLPFGAGRRRCPGYSLGMKIVRTTLANLLHGFNWKLAGDLRPNDISMEEVYGLTTHPKSPVSYFIEPRLPTHLY; this comes from the exons ATGGAGGTATTTTCTTGGTTTTTCCAGGCCCTGCCATGGCTTCTCGCCATAGCATTTCTCTTCAAAATAAGCACTATTTATCAACGTCGAAAAGCTAAAACTCCGCCTGGTCCACGGCCGTGGCCGATTATTGGCAATTTGAACCTTCTGGGCTCCACCCCACATCAATCTTTACATTCACTGTCCCAAAAATATGGAGAACTAATGCTCTTAAAATTTGGGTCCAAGCCGGTTATAGTTGCCTCATCTCCCGAAACGGCTAAGCTTTTCTTGAAAACTCACGATGCGGTTTTCGCCTCTCGCCCCGCCACGGCCGCCGCCCATCACACCTTTAACCGCTCCGACATGACGTGGTCGCCGTATGGGCCGTTCTGGCGCCACGCGCGCAAGATCCTCCTTTCCCAGGTTTTCGCCCCGGCAAAGCTTGATTCCTTCGAGAACGTTCGCGTTGAGGAGAGGATGGTTCTATTGTCTGGCCTTTACGATGCTGTCGGGACTAAGAAGCCCGTGTTGCTAAGAGACCATTTAGTGAGGTTCACCCTGTCTACTATGACTAGGCTTGTTACTGGGAACAAGTATTTTAGCAATGATTGGGAATTGGGAAAACCGGAGGGTTCTTCGATACCGTTTAAGAAACTGCTGGGATTTCTTGATGAATGGTTTCTGCTTAGTGGTGTGATCAATCTTGGAGATTGGGTTCCTTGGTTGAGCGGCTTTGACTTGCAAGGATatgtgaagaagatgaaagattTAAGGGAAAAGTACGAAGAGTTCCTAAACCATGTGATTGAAGACCATATGGCTATGATGAAAGGTGACGAGAACTTTGTCCCGAAGGACATGGTGGATGTGTTTTTGCAGATAGCTGATGATCCAAACCTTGAGCCCGATGTTGCACTCACACGCGACCGCATCATGGGATTGACACAT GATATGTTGGCGGGTGGCGAAGATACATCAGCAACAACAGTGGAATGGGCATTTCAAGAACTGTTTAGAAAGCCATGGATTATTGAAAAGGCAACCGAGGAGTTAGATAGAGTGATTGGGAGGGAGAGATGGGTAGAAGAGAAAGACTTTTCGCAACTACCATATATAGATGCAATCATTAAAGAAACATTCAGGTTGCATCCAATTTGCACATTGCTCCCACCCCACTATTCTATTGAAGATTGCATTGTGGCTGATTACGAGGTGCCAAAAGGAACAACTGTTCTAATTAACGTGTGGTCAATTGGGAGGAATCCAAAGTATTGGGATAATGCAAATGAATTTTTCCCTGAACGATTCTTAGAGAAAGATGTTGATATAAAAGGACAAGAttttacacttttacccttTGGGGCAGGAAGAAGAAGGTGCCCTGGTTATAGTTTAGGGATGAAGATTGTCCGAACAACATTAGCCAACTTGTTACATGGATTTAATTGGAAATTAGCTGGAGACCTGCGGCCGAATGATATATCTATGGAAGAGGTTTATGGCTTGACCACTCATCCAAAATCCCCAGTGTCTTACTTTATTGAACCTAGGCTTCCCACCCATCTTTActag